The Chitinophagales bacterium genomic sequence AGGAACTTCGGTAGTGAAATCAGCTTTATGTTCTTTGATGAAGTTGTTGTAGTCGGCATCTGTCAGTTCAACCTCGTTGTCATTTACAGATTCGAAAGGTACAGACACATAATTGATGTCTGCCATTTGCGCTTGTTCTTTAGACCTTGCCTCGACCAGGAACTTGGGCATGTATACTGCTGCGGAGAACAGCGTATTGAATTTCTTGGTCATTGCTGTGCGGATGATGTAATCCTTGAAAGTCTCCCAGTGTGCACGGGCTTTACCGGTAGGGTCCAGCTGATCGGCCTGTTCTTCAAACAATTTTACATATTGCGGGTCGAAAGATTTCGTGTTGGGGTTGGTAAACGGCTGATAGCTTTTTACTGCCTGGTCAGGATCGTTACCATATATCATATCCTTTTTCTCAGCTTCAGTAATTACCAGTCCCAGTTTTTCAGCCTGCTCAGCTACTAGTTTTTCTTTGATAAGATCCTGCAGTGCCATTTCGTTGATCTGTGCACGGAAATTATCATCAATGGTCTGGTTGCTACCATATAATGTTTCGTAATCTTTGGTACGGCGTGTGTAGTCCAGGTAATCTATTGCTTCACCATTCACTTTGGCTATGCTGTTATCTTTACCAAATAGGCTACCGGTTTTACTATTCAATGCATCCATTAATATAAATGCAACCAATGCCACAGCAATAACCCCACCTGCGAGTTTTGCGTATTTCGTCCTGATCTTCTGTATTACAGACATATAATATAGGTTCTGACTTTTAAATGTAAGGACGGCAAATTTATATGAAAAATCGTGATTTCGTCTACAGATTTTGTTTTTAATATATTATTTGCCAAAATAGGAGCTGTTTTATAAGTATTATACCTAAAATATATGCATTATTTTGTGTTATTCAGATGGGGTGTTGATTCCCGTTGATAACGTTGTGGTAACATGGGTAGTTATCCAATATTTATAAATTGTTAATACAACATTACTTTTTTGTTATGTTGATAACCCTGTTTTTCAACAGTCATGTCCGATATTCAGACCCCGGAACTTTTTAACACCGTTGTTTATTCACATACCGGGTGTTTTTTGTGGGAATGTCCGTTTAATGAGCATTGCTAGTGTGGATATTGTCGGGAATATTTGTGTATGGGTATACTTATTTAACTTTGCAATAGGGATAGTAAAATAATACCCCCATATCCACAGTCCTAGTTTATAATAGTCAGTTTTTAAAAAGTTTTTTTATTAATATTTTACAATGGTTGATAAGGTTGAAATCTCGTTGGGAAATTTGAAAAAAAGAGGATTTCTTGACATGGAAATTGATCCGACGCTGGATCTGTTTGCAGAAATAGAGCGTTTGAAGAAAGAGAAGAACGCAATACTACTCGCACATTACTACCAGGAACCGGATATACAGGATGTAGCAGATTACATAGGCGATAGTTTAGGCCTGGCGCAGAAAGCAGCCAACACTGATGCCGACATTATCGTATTTGCAGGTGTGCATTTTATGGCAGAGACAGCAAAGATCCTCAACCCCGATAAGAAAGTTTTGTTACCAGATCTTAATGCAGGCTGTTCGCTAAGTGATAGTTGCCCGCCGGCAATATTCAAAGCATTTAAAGAAAAACACCCTGATCATTTAGTTATTTCTTATATCAACTGTTCTGCAGGTATCAAAGCGCTGAGTGATATTATATGTACCTCGTCTAATGCACGGAAGATAGTTGAAAGTCTGCCGGCAGATCAGAAAATAATCTTCGCACCTGATAAGAACCTGGGTGCATATATCAACAAGGTATCGAAGCGTGAAATGTTATTATGGAATGGCGCATGTATGGTACATGAGTTATTCTCGCTTGAAAAGATCACAAAACTTAAGGAACGTCATCCTGAAGCACAGTTGATAGCACATCCCGAATGTGAAGATGTAGTGTTGAAGATGGCAGATTTTATAGGTTCTACCACCCAGCTGCTCAATTATACACAAACGCATGATTCAAATACATTTATAGTAGCTACAGAGGCTGGGATATTGCACCAGATGCAGAAACTTTCTCCTGAAAAGACTTTTATCCCTGCCCCACCTGACAACTCCTGTGCCTGCAATGATTGCCCCCATATGAAACTGAATACATTGGAGAAATTGTACCTGTGTATGAAATATGAACTTCCGGAGATAACCATGGAGGAAGAAGTGAGGATAGCTGCAAAGAAACCGATAAACAGGATGCTGAAAATGAGCGCAGAATTAG encodes the following:
- the nadA gene encoding quinolinate synthase NadA, translating into MVDKVEISLGNLKKRGFLDMEIDPTLDLFAEIERLKKEKNAILLAHYYQEPDIQDVADYIGDSLGLAQKAANTDADIIVFAGVHFMAETAKILNPDKKVLLPDLNAGCSLSDSCPPAIFKAFKEKHPDHLVISYINCSAGIKALSDIICTSSNARKIVESLPADQKIIFAPDKNLGAYINKVSKREMLLWNGACMVHELFSLEKITKLKERHPEAQLIAHPECEDVVLKMADFIGSTTQLLNYTQTHDSNTFIVATEAGILHQMQKLSPEKTFIPAPPDNSCACNDCPHMKLNTLEKLYLCMKYELPEITMEEEVRIAAKKPINRMLKMSAELGI